A genomic window from Glycine max cultivar Williams 82 chromosome 17, Glycine_max_v4.0, whole genome shotgun sequence includes:
- the LOC106796761 gene encoding uncharacterized protein, producing MDNLISSHKILPPVKAFTNSFAGELLKAGIISNPDNNEVIWRITTNLSSIVSTLPANCKAIGCTHGAGSHSQGSMNFGDYIRAASDEQIYVFVVGQIDTQSQSYIDDFVKVSDYDLVASQCLSRVISAMETKWGIS from the exons ATGGACAATTTGATCAGTTCTCACAAGATTTTACCCCCTGTTAAGGCTTTTACAAATTCTTTTGCAGGTGAATTATTGAAAGCTGGAATAATATCTAACCCCGACAACAATGAAGTGATTTGGCGGATCACAACCAACTTGTCAAGCATAGTGTCCACTCTACCTGCAAACTGTAAAGCAATAG GCTGCACGCATGGAGCTGGTTCCCATTCCCAAGGGTCCATGAACTTCGGAGACTACATCAGAGCTGCTTCTGATGAACAGATTTATGTGTTTGTG GTTGGCCAGATTGACACTCAGAGTCAGTCATACATTGATGATTTTGTGAAAG TTTCTGATTATGATCTAGTTGCCAGTCAATGCTTGAGTAGGGTGATCTCAGCTATGGAGACAAAATGGGGCATTTCTTAA